From Segatella copri, the proteins below share one genomic window:
- the dnaA gene encoding chromosomal replication initiator protein DnaA — protein MLASPKALWDNSLLLIKDSVTEQQYNTWFKPIVFESYKPSTKTLLVQVPSPFVYEYLEQNFVDLLSKVLHRNFGDGIRLTYRVVTDKEHKLSQDIEADPDDADMAKQTRERAQQTAAQPAAPQQQEDIDTQLDPKLTFNNYMEGDSNKLPRSVGLSIAEHPNTTQFNPMFIYGPSGSGKTHLVNAIGLKAKQMYLQKRVLYVSARLFQTQYTDAVLHNASNDFINFYQSIDMLIVDDIQEWAGKAKTLNTFFHIFNHLFRNGKRIILACDRPPVELKDMPDRLLTRFSCGLVCELEKPNIQLCVDILSNKIRRDGLKIPVDVISFIAQTCNGSVRDLQGAINGLLAYSIVYNSSIDIRLAERVIKRAVKVDDKPLTIDDIVETVCHHYNVTVTAVNSKSRKRDYVVARQVTMYLAQKYTKMPASRIGKLVGNRDHSTVIHSCSKVEERLKIDAGFSDELVSIENGLKVKRA, from the coding sequence ATGTTAGCAAGTCCAAAAGCCCTCTGGGACAACAGTCTTTTGCTCATAAAGGACAGTGTAACAGAGCAGCAATATAACACATGGTTCAAGCCAATCGTCTTTGAATCGTACAAGCCGTCGACAAAGACTTTGTTGGTGCAGGTTCCGAGTCCATTCGTATACGAGTACTTGGAACAGAACTTCGTTGACTTGTTAAGTAAGGTGCTGCATCGTAATTTTGGTGATGGAATCCGTCTCACTTATCGTGTTGTAACCGATAAGGAGCATAAGCTTTCTCAAGATATAGAGGCAGATCCAGACGATGCTGATATGGCAAAGCAAACTCGTGAGCGTGCCCAGCAGACGGCTGCCCAGCCTGCCGCTCCCCAGCAGCAGGAAGACATTGATACACAGTTAGACCCGAAGCTTACTTTCAACAATTATATGGAGGGTGACAGCAATAAGCTGCCTCGTTCCGTAGGATTGTCTATTGCCGAGCATCCCAATACCACCCAGTTTAACCCAATGTTCATTTACGGACCTTCGGGTAGCGGTAAGACGCATCTGGTGAATGCCATCGGCCTGAAAGCGAAGCAGATGTATCTTCAGAAGCGTGTGCTCTATGTGAGTGCCCGTCTTTTCCAGACCCAGTATACTGATGCCGTGCTCCATAATGCGAGCAATGATTTCATCAACTTCTATCAGTCTATCGATATGCTGATTGTGGATGATATCCAGGAGTGGGCTGGTAAGGCGAAGACGCTGAATACCTTCTTCCATATCTTCAACCACCTCTTCCGCAACGGAAAGCGTATTATCCTGGCGTGCGACCGCCCTCCGGTAGAGTTGAAGGATATGCCAGACCGTCTGCTCACCCGTTTCTCTTGCGGTCTTGTCTGCGAGTTGGAGAAGCCGAACATCCAGTTGTGTGTGGATATCCTGAGCAATAAGATCCGTCGTGACGGTTTGAAGATTCCGGTAGATGTCATCTCTTTCATCGCCCAGACCTGTAACGGAAGTGTGCGCGATTTGCAGGGAGCCATCAATGGTCTTCTGGCTTACAGCATCGTTTATAACAGCAGCATTGATATCCGTCTTGCCGAGCGCGTCATCAAGCGTGCGGTGAAGGTGGATGATAAGCCGCTTACCATCGATGATATTGTTGAAACGGTTTGCCATCATTATAATGTAACGGTTACTGCCGTGAACAGCAAGAGCCGTAAGCGTGATTATGTAGTGGCAAGACAGGTAACGATGTATCTGGCACAGAAATATACCAAAATGCCTGCTTCGAGAATCGGCAAACTCGTTGGTAATCGTGATCATAGCACAGTTATCCACAGTTGTTCAAAAGTGGAAGAAAGACTGAAGATTGATGCTGGATTCAGCGATGAACTGGTTAGTATCGAAAACGGATTAAAGGTGAAAAGGGCATAA